Proteins encoded within one genomic window of Ranitomeya variabilis isolate aRanVar5 chromosome 4, aRanVar5.hap1, whole genome shotgun sequence:
- the UPK1A gene encoding uroplakin-1a, whose protein sequence is MAEKGSSGLVAIIVFGNVVIMLCGLALFAETIWATTDPYYVYPVLGATGKDDVFAGGWIGIFCGFSFFLLGLYGIVAAIKGSRTMLMVYLVLMMIVYIFECASCITSFTHRDYMINSNVIKTQMLTRFADNTTTGAEITNFWKRVMLDKQCCGVDGPQDWVDYSSTFRVSYPESVAPWPFWCCARDDNFQIVNVQGCRVGLAPYVYTTGCFDHIGHAIDSYTWGISWFGFAILMWTMLVMFAAMYHYFTM, encoded by the exons ATGGCAGAAAAGGGCAGCAGTGGCCTTGTGGCAATCATCGTGTTTGGAAATGTCGTGATAATG CTCTGCGGCTTGGCCTTGTTTGCTGAAACAATTTGGGCCACCACTGATCCCTACTACGTTTATCCAGTTTTGGGGGCGACGGGAAAAGATGACGTGTTTGCTGGAGGCTGGATTGGAATTTTCTGCGGATTCTCCTTCTTCCTTCTGGGATTGTATGGGATTGTGGCTGCGATTAAGGGAAGCCGGACGATGCTCATGGTG TACTTGGTGCTGATGATGATTGTCTACATTTTTGAATGCGCTTCCTGTATAACGTCGTTCACACACCGGGATTAC ATGATAAACTCCAATGTCATCAAGACCCAGATGCTGACGCGTTTCGCGGACAACACGACCACCGGCGCCGAGATCACCAACTTCTGGAAGAGGGTCATGTTGGAT AAGCAGTGCTGCGGGGTGGACGGACCCCAGGACTGGGTCGACTACTCCTCCACTTTCCGCGTCTCATATCCAGAATCTGTCGCCCCTTGGCCGTTCTGGTGTTGCGCCAGGGATGACAACTTCCAGATCGTGAATGTCCAAGGCTGCCGGGTTGGACTCGCGCCTTACGTGTACACTACG GGCTGCTTTGATCACATCGGACACGCCATTGACAGCTACACCTGGGGCATCTCTTGGTTTGGATTTGCAATTCTCATGTGGACG ATGCTGGTCATGTTTGCAGCAATGTATCACTACTTTACCATGTGA